A region from the Halomonas piscis genome encodes:
- a CDS encoding SRPBCC family protein: MATIEHSEIVSAAPERVFALLRRVEDFADYSDLIERIEPLGEERYRWYVHALKMDWTFDVAVVEASAPTTLAWESLSGVKNQGRYHLERVPEGTEVTLTLSYEIGSRLMEKAVNRAATPLVSKVSRQILERVEARLAGGD; encoded by the coding sequence ATGGCCACTATTGAACATAGCGAAATTGTCAGCGCTGCCCCCGAGCGCGTGTTTGCCCTCCTGCGCCGGGTCGAGGATTTTGCCGACTATTCGGACTTGATCGAGCGCATCGAGCCGCTGGGCGAGGAGCGCTACCGCTGGTATGTCCACGCGCTCAAGATGGACTGGACCTTCGACGTGGCGGTGGTGGAGGCCAGCGCGCCGACAACGCTTGCCTGGGAGTCGCTGAGCGGGGTGAAAAACCAGGGGCGCTATCACCTGGAGCGCGTGCCCGAAGGTACCGAGGTGACCCTGACGCTGAGCTACGAGATCGGCAGCCGGCTGATGGAAAAGGCCGTCAACCGGGCGGCGACCCCGCTGGTGAGCAAGGTCAGCCGGCAAATCCTCGAGCGGGTGGAAGCCAGGCTCGCCGGCGGCGATTAG
- a CDS encoding AAA family ATPase: protein MRDACETDRLVFLGHFSLTLDQGVLTRFSYDKVKALLVYLLLHRQPVNRAALAELLWPDQGVSAGRTNLRHALHSLRQALGRHSGEVLSVSRQTIAFILPEDWQVDLHRLETLLDGPCNLAGLEAVLSCYQGDLVEELELAGCAAFQRWLVQVRNEWRQRVIRFAEQVLDGDETVPDAVLATLTRRFSGYGPFHQRRVKQLAEQGQLAAAHEQYNAYLQLLALSGQQPEPAFLQLAGYWSDAATPQAMTPQGAYFRALAADSAPLREDEVELRQLSVMAIRLTLEGEWQERGALQHCLSLQLALLRWLEQQCHHLGGFWLPGATGGLGLACFGTHGPAHQLAELVALYEHCRQALPQEAARHWQGDGEVPGFTLTAGLHSGRVIYLPERQLADPLGQVTQTSLELMSAADDSELVISREAVQHMPPALDLQPRLATRLVASDGRVRLRALALGPNEGRREAVPPSLVGRETALRQLRDGLARAGIGLRQSIMVSGAAGMGKSALMVGFRQLELSRGAAVCWQPMTRLSVLEPYAVARRLVAWHCKARPDAARLRALQGRLAMPELETGRQRLLEEALGASETADVARLARSAEATELVVSLVRRLVEHLAGERSLVLMIDDLQWVDEPSFKMLSALQARLPINTAFMLVASHHGREALPGKLHWDRQIALGPLDEAQASRLLTLLARRYRLHLNPRLRTRIIERCDGVPLYLQEICRRLDMDQRDGRTVQLDTLPNGLFGLLASRIDQLGGDRHVAHVAAVLGRRFREDFLAACSGLNPAALGQALEHMRKLEIIEPADDKRSEEKVYQFSHQLLQEAAYLSCPRDVRETHHRQVVELIEARFPIWTSRHPGDFAVHLARSGQDARSARYFELAAREALKVSANRTALRMADAGLDSLARTDRDPARRISLLTVRGQAAFALEGHGSPTALESFQHARALLDSTAGEDGVPADTGAAFLVSWGLWVARSQRYDHKEVHELVATLTELSARLEEPRYRRLADYARAHSAYWAGNVDEAHRRLEALDPLNTPMMIEWLPFSDHPQVTAACFHSWALCLYGDYARAERQVESAIRLAARVNHPGTLAMAHLIGAALYRQLGHVHLACRHAEQAAAIAHTADLALWQISARGVLGWQRALGGDGEGLAELEACLTHMAELTGFERYLRPVLWYTDACLALGKLDVVEGYLERCLEIARKRETLFLPELAVQLAYVRARQGRPSADVKALAELALGQTRRQGNRHQALAALELWLCRVAPDDRAALADFRRLLGEVRHSDAPVLLRWMSLAERRLAGVSRES, encoded by the coding sequence ATGCGCGATGCTTGCGAGACTGACCGGCTTGTCTTTCTGGGGCATTTTTCGCTCACCCTGGATCAGGGTGTGCTCACCCGCTTCAGCTACGACAAGGTCAAGGCGCTGCTGGTCTATCTGCTGCTGCACCGCCAGCCGGTGAACCGGGCAGCGCTTGCCGAGCTGTTGTGGCCGGACCAGGGGGTCTCTGCCGGGCGTACCAACCTGCGCCACGCGCTGCACAGCCTGCGCCAGGCGCTGGGGCGGCATAGCGGTGAGGTGCTGAGCGTGTCGCGCCAGACCATTGCCTTTATCCTGCCGGAAGACTGGCAGGTCGACCTGCACCGCCTGGAAACGCTGCTCGACGGCCCCTGCAACCTGGCCGGCCTTGAAGCGGTACTTTCCTGCTATCAGGGTGATCTGGTCGAGGAGCTTGAGCTGGCCGGCTGCGCGGCTTTTCAGCGCTGGCTGGTGCAGGTGCGCAACGAGTGGCGCCAGCGGGTCATCCGTTTTGCCGAGCAGGTGCTGGACGGCGACGAGACAGTGCCGGATGCCGTGCTGGCCACCCTGACCCGCCGCTTTTCCGGCTACGGCCCCTTTCATCAGCGCCGCGTCAAACAGCTGGCCGAGCAGGGACAGCTGGCCGCCGCTCACGAGCAGTACAACGCCTACCTGCAGCTTTTGGCGCTGTCCGGCCAGCAGCCCGAGCCGGCGTTTCTGCAGCTGGCCGGCTACTGGTCGGACGCCGCCACTCCGCAGGCGATGACGCCCCAGGGCGCCTATTTCCGCGCGCTTGCCGCCGACAGCGCGCCGCTGCGCGAAGACGAGGTCGAGCTGCGCCAGCTGTCGGTCATGGCCATCCGCCTGACGCTTGAAGGCGAATGGCAGGAGCGCGGCGCTCTGCAGCACTGCCTGTCGCTGCAGCTTGCGCTGCTGCGCTGGCTGGAGCAGCAGTGCCATCACCTGGGCGGCTTCTGGCTGCCCGGCGCCACCGGGGGGCTGGGGCTTGCCTGTTTCGGCACCCACGGGCCGGCCCATCAGCTGGCCGAACTGGTGGCGCTCTACGAACACTGCCGCCAGGCGCTGCCCCAGGAGGCGGCGCGCCACTGGCAGGGGGACGGCGAAGTGCCGGGCTTTACCCTGACGGCCGGGCTGCACAGCGGCCGGGTGATCTACCTGCCCGAGCGCCAGCTGGCCGATCCGCTGGGCCAGGTCACGCAAACGTCGCTTGAGCTGATGAGCGCGGCGGATGACAGCGAACTGGTCATCTCCCGCGAGGCCGTTCAGCATATGCCGCCGGCGCTGGATTTGCAGCCGCGGCTGGCTACGCGGCTGGTGGCAAGCGACGGCCGGGTGCGCCTGCGAGCGCTGGCGCTGGGCCCGAATGAGGGCCGCCGGGAGGCGGTGCCGCCGAGCCTGGTGGGGCGCGAAACCGCCCTGCGCCAGCTGCGCGACGGGCTGGCCCGGGCCGGTATCGGGCTGCGCCAGAGCATCATGGTGAGCGGTGCCGCGGGCATGGGCAAATCGGCGCTGATGGTGGGGTTTCGCCAGCTGGAACTGAGCCGCGGCGCGGCAGTGTGCTGGCAGCCGATGACGCGGCTCTCCGTGCTCGAGCCGTACGCCGTGGCCCGGCGGCTGGTGGCCTGGCACTGCAAGGCCCGCCCCGACGCGGCACGTTTGCGGGCCTTGCAGGGTCGGCTGGCCATGCCCGAGTTGGAGACCGGGCGCCAACGGCTTTTGGAAGAGGCGCTGGGGGCCAGCGAAACGGCCGACGTAGCCAGGCTTGCGCGCAGCGCAGAAGCCACCGAGCTTGTGGTGTCGCTGGTTCGTCGGCTGGTAGAGCATCTGGCCGGCGAGCGCAGCCTGGTGCTGATGATTGACGATCTGCAGTGGGTCGACGAGCCGTCGTTCAAGATGCTATCGGCCCTGCAGGCGCGCCTGCCGATCAATACTGCCTTTATGCTGGTGGCCAGCCATCACGGCCGCGAGGCGCTGCCGGGCAAGCTGCACTGGGACCGGCAGATCGCGCTGGGACCGCTGGATGAAGCTCAGGCGTCGCGGCTTTTAACGCTGCTCGCCAGGCGCTATCGTCTGCATCTGAATCCGCGGCTGCGCACTCGGATCATCGAGCGCTGCGACGGGGTTCCGCTTTACCTGCAGGAAATCTGCCGGCGGCTGGACATGGACCAGCGCGACGGGCGTACGGTGCAGCTGGACACCCTGCCCAACGGGCTTTTCGGCCTGCTGGCCAGCCGTATCGATCAGCTGGGCGGCGACCGTCACGTCGCCCATGTCGCGGCGGTACTCGGCCGCCGCTTCCGCGAGGATTTTCTGGCCGCGTGCAGCGGACTGAACCCGGCGGCCCTTGGCCAGGCGCTCGAGCACATGCGCAAGCTCGAGATCATCGAGCCGGCGGACGATAAGCGCTCAGAGGAAAAGGTCTATCAGTTCAGCCATCAGCTGCTGCAGGAAGCCGCTTACCTGTCGTGTCCCCGGGACGTGCGCGAGACCCACCACCGGCAGGTGGTCGAGCTGATCGAGGCGCGCTTTCCCATCTGGACCAGCCGCCATCCGGGCGACTTTGCCGTGCACCTGGCGCGGAGCGGTCAGGATGCCCGCAGCGCCCGCTATTTCGAGCTTGCCGCCCGGGAGGCGCTCAAGGTCAGTGCCAACCGTACGGCGCTGCGCATGGCGGATGCGGGGCTTGATAGCCTGGCGCGGACGGACCGCGACCCGGCCCGGCGGATCAGCCTGCTGACGGTGCGCGGCCAGGCAGCCTTTGCGCTGGAGGGCCACGGCTCGCCCACGGCGCTGGAAAGCTTTCAGCATGCCCGGGCGCTGCTGGATTCAACAGCCGGGGAAGACGGCGTGCCCGCCGATACGGGCGCGGCGTTTCTGGTCAGCTGGGGGCTTTGGGTGGCGCGCAGCCAACGCTACGACCACAAGGAGGTCCATGAGCTGGTGGCGACGCTGACCGAGCTCTCGGCCCGGCTGGAAGAGCCGCGCTACCGCCGGCTGGCGGACTACGCTCGGGCCCACAGCGCCTACTGGGCGGGTAACGTCGACGAGGCGCACCGCCGGCTGGAAGCGCTGGATCCGCTCAACACGCCGATGATGATCGAGTGGCTGCCGTTTTCCGACCACCCCCAGGTGACCGCGGCGTGCTTTCATAGCTGGGCGCTGTGCCTTTACGGCGACTATGCCCGCGCCGAGCGTCAGGTGGAAAGCGCGATACGCCTGGCTGCGCGGGTCAACCATCCCGGCACGCTGGCCATGGCGCATTTGATCGGAGCCGCGCTGTACCGCCAGCTGGGGCATGTGCACCTGGCCTGCCGCCACGCTGAGCAGGCCGCCGCCATTGCCCATACGGCGGATCTGGCGCTGTGGCAGATCTCGGCCCGGGGCGTGCTGGGGTGGCAGCGAGCGCTGGGGGGCGACGGTGAGGGGCTTGCCGAGCTGGAAGCGTGCCTGACGCACATGGCCGAGCTCACCGGCTTTGAGCGCTATCTGCGCCCGGTGCTGTGGTACACCGATGCCTGCCTGGCGCTTGGCAAGCTGGACGTCGTGGAAGGCTATCTCGAGCGCTGCCTGGAAATTGCCCGAAAGCGCGAGACGCTGTTTCTGCCCGAGCTTGCCGTCCAGCTGGCCTACGTACGCGCTCGCCAGGGGCGACCGTCGGCGGACGTCAAGGCGCTCGCCGAGCTGGCGCTTGGCCAGACGCGCAGGCAGGGCAACCGTCACCAGGCGCTGGCCGCGCTTGAGCTGTGGCTGTGCCGCGTCGCCCCGGACGACAGGGCGGCGCTGGCAGACTTCCGGCGACTGCTGGGGGAGGTTCGGCACAGCGACGCGCCGGTGCTGCTGCGCTGGATGAGCCTTGCCGAGCGACGGCTGGCCGGGGTTTCCCGGGAATCATGA
- the queC gene encoding 7-cyano-7-deazaguanine synthase QueC, protein MPAPNASGSSATVVIYSGGMDSFTVLHRALREGRRVHALSFDYGQRHARELDTARRVCQALDIPHQIVDIRAIHGLIDNSALTDASRPVPEDDYADDNLAATAVPNRNMILLSLAIAKAVNIGADRVDYGAHGGDHVLYPDCRPEFVEAMRHAAHLANLAPVEVHAPYLNRTKSEILAEGLAMGLDYADTWTCYAGGELACGRCASCRERLDAFAANGVGDPLAYASASHRP, encoded by the coding sequence ATGCCTGCCCCTAACGCTTCTGGATCAAGCGCCACCGTCGTCATCTACTCCGGCGGCATGGACTCCTTTACCGTACTCCACCGCGCCCTGCGCGAAGGCCGCCGGGTTCATGCCCTGTCGTTCGACTACGGGCAGCGCCACGCCCGGGAGCTGGATACCGCACGTCGGGTATGCCAAGCGCTGGATATACCGCACCAGATTGTGGATATCCGCGCGATACACGGCCTGATCGACAACTCCGCGCTCACCGACGCCTCCCGTCCCGTTCCCGAAGACGACTACGCCGACGACAACCTCGCCGCGACGGCGGTTCCCAACCGCAACATGATTCTGCTGTCGCTGGCCATCGCCAAGGCGGTCAATATCGGCGCCGACCGCGTCGACTACGGCGCTCACGGCGGCGACCACGTGCTCTACCCGGACTGCCGCCCCGAGTTTGTCGAGGCCATGCGCCACGCGGCGCACCTTGCCAACCTGGCGCCGGTAGAGGTGCATGCCCCTTACCTGAACCGCACCAAAAGCGAGATTCTGGCCGAGGGGCTGGCCATGGGGCTTGACTACGCGGATACCTGGACGTGCTATGCGGGCGGCGAACTTGCCTGCGGCCGGTGCGCCAGCTGCCGGGAGCGGCTCGACGCCTTCGCCGCTAACGGCGTCGGCGACCCGCTGGCCTACGCTAGCGCTTCGCACCGCCCATGA
- a CDS encoding YkgJ family cysteine cluster protein has translation MSRPSSQSAAGRVFFIAPAEAPPASVADGCRPGCGACCIAPSISSPIPGMPDGKPAGERCAQLDDDNLCRLFDDPRRPDVCRQFDYDAAICGERRSDALDTLAALESLTA, from the coding sequence ATGAGCCGCCCTTCTTCCCAAAGCGCAGCCGGCCGGGTATTTTTTATCGCCCCCGCCGAGGCGCCGCCGGCGTCAGTTGCTGACGGCTGCCGGCCGGGCTGCGGTGCCTGCTGTATCGCGCCTTCCATCAGCTCGCCGATTCCGGGCATGCCCGACGGCAAGCCGGCCGGGGAGCGCTGCGCCCAGCTGGATGACGATAACCTCTGCCGGTTGTTCGATGACCCTCGCCGCCCGGACGTCTGCCGGCAGTTCGACTACGACGCCGCTATCTGCGGCGAACGCCGCAGTGACGCCCTGGATACCCTGGCGGCGCTGGAATCCCTGACCGCCTGA
- the miaE gene encoding tRNA-(ms[2]io[6]A)-hydroxylase has translation MSAEGLLPDSLLAFLGCPTPEAWLAEALANPETLLIDHAQCEKKAASTAMNLLYRYVDQPLLLSKMSQLAREELLHFEQVVKLMEKRGVAYRHLSASRYAEGLRRHLRANDPERLVDILIVGALIEARSCERFARLIPYLDSELAQFYRTLVKAEGRHYEDYLLLARQQTDAPLDERIAFFTAREAELIRSPDPDFRFHSGVPA, from the coding sequence ATGAGCGCCGAAGGGCTGCTGCCCGACAGCCTGCTCGCTTTTCTCGGCTGCCCGACGCCGGAGGCCTGGCTGGCCGAGGCGCTGGCCAACCCCGAGACGCTGCTGATCGATCACGCCCAGTGCGAGAAAAAGGCCGCGTCCACGGCCATGAACCTGCTGTATCGCTACGTCGACCAGCCGCTGTTGCTGAGCAAGATGTCCCAGCTGGCCAGAGAAGAGCTTTTGCACTTCGAGCAGGTGGTCAAGCTGATGGAGAAGCGCGGCGTGGCCTATCGTCACCTGAGCGCCTCGCGCTACGCCGAAGGGCTGCGCCGCCACCTGCGGGCCAACGACCCCGAGCGCCTGGTCGACATTTTGATCGTCGGCGCGCTGATCGAGGCGCGCAGCTGCGAGCGCTTTGCCCGACTGATCCCTTATCTGGATAGCGAGCTGGCGCAGTTTTACCGCACGCTGGTCAAGGCCGAAGGTCGCCACTACGAAGATTATCTGCTGCTGGCCCGGCAGCAGACCGACGCTCCCCTGGACGAGCGCATTGCGTTTTTCACCGCCCGCGAGGCGGAGTTGATACGCTCGCCCGACCCGGATTTTCGTTTTCATAGCGGCGTGCCCGCCTAG
- a CDS encoding DEAD/DEAH box helicase codes for MDFSDLGLTAELLEAINAEGYTTPTPIQAQAIPAVLEGHDLLASAQTGTGKTAGFGLPLLQRLDRGRPAKSRQVRSLVLAPTRELAAQVGKDIATYGAGLKLRTQVIFGGVGQNPQVEALKRGVDILIATPGRLLDLHQQGHVDLSSLEILVLDEADRMLDMGFIHDIKRLLRLMPTRRQNLLFSATFSNDIQALAKQLLDNPKQIDVAPRNTTAEKIEQVVYKVDREKKRELLAHLIDTRQWYQVLVFTRTKHGANRLAEQLSKRSIPAMAIHGNKSQGARTRALGAFKSGDLQVLVATDIAARGLDIHQLPYVVNFDLPNVAEDYVHRIGRTGRAGSQGEAVSLVCIDEAQLLKNIERVIKTSLERRVEPGFEPDPNAVAQPIENGRRSGKPRSANRAPGSDRNRKPRRSRSRQRSSQSR; via the coding sequence ATGGATTTTTCTGACCTAGGCCTAACGGCCGAACTGCTCGAAGCGATCAACGCCGAAGGCTATACCACGCCCACCCCCATTCAGGCCCAGGCGATCCCGGCGGTGCTTGAAGGCCACGACCTGCTGGCCAGCGCCCAGACCGGCACCGGCAAGACCGCCGGCTTCGGCCTGCCCTTGCTCCAGCGCCTTGATCGCGGCCGGCCGGCCAAGAGCCGTCAGGTGCGCTCGCTGGTGCTGGCCCCCACCCGGGAGCTCGCCGCTCAGGTAGGCAAGGACATCGCCACCTACGGCGCCGGACTCAAGCTGCGCACCCAGGTCATCTTTGGCGGCGTGGGCCAGAACCCCCAGGTCGAAGCGCTCAAGCGCGGGGTCGATATCCTCATTGCTACGCCCGGACGGCTGCTGGATCTGCACCAGCAGGGCCACGTCGACCTTTCGAGCCTGGAAATCCTCGTGCTTGACGAAGCCGACCGCATGCTCGACATGGGCTTTATCCACGACATCAAGCGGCTGTTGCGGCTGATGCCGACCAGGCGGCAGAACCTTTTGTTCTCCGCTACTTTCTCCAACGATATTCAGGCGCTGGCCAAACAGCTGCTGGACAACCCCAAACAGATCGACGTGGCGCCGCGCAACACCACCGCGGAAAAAATCGAGCAGGTCGTCTACAAGGTCGACCGGGAAAAAAAGCGCGAGCTGCTGGCCCACCTGATCGACACCCGTCAGTGGTATCAGGTGCTGGTCTTTACCCGCACCAAGCACGGCGCCAACCGTCTCGCCGAACAGCTATCCAAGCGTTCCATCCCCGCCATGGCCATCCACGGCAACAAGAGCCAGGGCGCCAGAACGCGAGCCCTGGGGGCCTTCAAGAGCGGAGACCTGCAGGTGCTCGTCGCCACCGATATCGCCGCGCGCGGGCTGGATATCCACCAGCTGCCCTACGTGGTCAACTTTGATTTGCCCAACGTCGCCGAGGACTACGTGCACCGTATCGGCCGTACCGGCCGCGCCGGCAGCCAGGGCGAAGCCGTTTCGCTGGTCTGTATCGACGAAGCCCAGCTGTTGAAAAACATCGAGCGGGTCATCAAGACGTCGCTGGAGCGCCGGGTGGAGCCGGGCTTCGAGCCGGACCCCAACGCCGTCGCCCAGCCGATCGAAAACGGCCGCCGCTCGGGCAAGCCGCGCAGCGCCAATCGCGCCCCCGGCTCCGACCGCAACCGCAAGCCGCGGCGCTCGCGCAGCCGCCAGCGCAGCTCCCAGAGCCGCTAG
- a CDS encoding asparaginase, translating into MGNTADRRHALPVRVIYTGGTVGMLPGAGGLAPGGDFAARLEKALATLPADRRRTLPARRVHSYSRLIDSSAVTPLDWHALAEDIRAHRTGYAGVVVVHGTDTLSWTAASLALQLRAPGLPVIVTGAMQPLEASGSDALGNLEGALRFAAEPGLDGVAVYFAGRLLHGARATKEHASAADAFASPNAPALGDYRGAPRLFTSSPGMATNAAEPDDEIDSLLTRASADYERVSRGEVARIVLWPGIAAWQLSAWLEDSRVTGALLELWGAGNMADDPALRAVLERAGNRGKLMAAVSQCPRGSVAMGAYAAGQGLEQAGVLSGADMTPEAVYTKLVHLLALPLDNAARRRLFAACWAGERSEG; encoded by the coding sequence ATGGGTAATACCGCTGATCGCCGCCATGCTCTGCCGGTGCGGGTGATCTACACCGGCGGCACCGTCGGCATGCTGCCCGGCGCCGGCGGCCTGGCCCCGGGCGGCGATTTCGCTGCCCGGCTGGAAAAGGCGCTGGCTACCCTGCCGGCAGACAGGCGCCGAACGCTGCCGGCACGGAGAGTACATAGCTACTCGCGCCTGATTGACTCAAGCGCGGTGACGCCGCTGGACTGGCATGCCCTGGCCGAGGATATTCGAGCGCACCGTACCGGCTACGCCGGCGTCGTGGTGGTGCACGGCACCGACACCCTGAGCTGGACGGCGGCGAGCCTCGCCCTGCAGCTGCGCGCTCCGGGGTTGCCGGTTATCGTCACCGGCGCCATGCAGCCGCTGGAAGCGTCGGGCAGCGACGCGCTGGGCAACCTTGAGGGCGCGCTGCGCTTTGCCGCAGAGCCCGGCCTTGACGGCGTGGCGGTGTATTTCGCCGGCCGTCTGCTCCACGGCGCCCGAGCCACCAAGGAGCACGCCTCGGCGGCGGATGCGTTCGCCAGCCCCAACGCCCCGGCGCTGGGCGACTACCGCGGGGCGCCGCGGCTGTTCACATCCTCCCCGGGCATGGCGACAAACGCCGCCGAGCCTGACGATGAAATCGACAGTCTGCTGACCCGCGCATCGGCGGACTACGAGCGAGTGAGCCGAGGAGAGGTCGCAAGAATTGTGCTGTGGCCGGGCATCGCCGCCTGGCAGCTGAGCGCCTGGCTGGAGGACAGCCGAGTGACAGGAGCGCTGCTGGAGCTGTGGGGCGCGGGCAACATGGCCGACGACCCGGCACTGCGCGCGGTGCTGGAGCGGGCCGGCAACCGGGGCAAGCTGATGGCAGCGGTCAGCCAGTGCCCCCGGGGCAGCGTGGCCATGGGGGCCTACGCCGCCGGCCAGGGGCTTGAGCAGGCCGGCGTGCTTTCCGGCGCCGACATGACGCCGGAAGCCGTCTACACCAAGCTTGTGCACCTGCTCGCCCTGCCGCTGGATAACGCCGCGCGTCGCCGGCTATTCGCCGCCTGCTGGGCCGGAGAGCGCAGCGAGGGCTAA
- the acnB gene encoding bifunctional aconitate hydratase 2/2-methylisocitrate dehydratase has product MLKAYRQHVTERAAAGVPPKPLDAEQTAALVELLKAPPAGEEEFILDLITERIPPGVDEAAYVKAGFLTAVAKGEAQSPLIDKIHAVKLLGTMQGGYNIASLVELLDDGDLAAEAGEQLKHTLLMFDAFHDVEERARAGNAVAQGVLESWAEAEWFLSQPALAEKITLTVFKVPGETNTDDLSPAPDAWSRPDIPLHANAMLKNPREGIEPEVPGEVGPLGQIEAVKAKGYPVVYVGDVVGTGSSRKSATNSVLWFFGDDIPYAPNKRAGGFCFGGSVAPIFFNTMEDSGALPIEMDVEHLQMGDVIDVYPYAGKVCRHGTDEVVTTFALKTQLLLDEVRAGGRIPLIIGRGLTAKARESLGLPATDVFRLPEQPADSGRGFTLAQKMVGRACGMDGVRPGMYCEPKMTTVGSQDTTGPMTRDELKDLACLGFQADLVMQSFCHTSAYPKPVDVDTHHTLPDFIMNRGGVSLRPGDGIIHSWLNRMLLPDTVGTGGDSHTRFPMGISFPAGSGLVAFAAATGVMPLDMPESVLVRFKGKRQPGVTLRDLVHAIPYYAIQQGLLTVEKSSKKNAFSGRILEIEGLEDLTAEQAFELSDASAERSAAGCTITLSEDSVSEYLTSNITLLKWMLANGYGDARTIERRIRGMEAWLEDPSLMRADQDAEYAEVIEIDLDQLTEPVLCAPNDPDDARLLSEVAGETIDEVFIGSCMTNIGHFRAAGKLLEQQPAGSLKTRLWLAPPTRMDQHQLTEEGYYGIFGRAGARMEMPGCSLCMGNQARVAAKSTVVSTSTRNFPNRLGDGADVYLASAELAAVAAVEGRLPTVGEYRRYMSEFDAMAGEIYRYMNFHEIEEYQNAALNMIPLAEEA; this is encoded by the coding sequence GTGCTCAAAGCCTACCGCCAACATGTCACCGAACGCGCCGCCGCCGGAGTTCCGCCCAAGCCGCTTGATGCCGAACAGACCGCTGCTCTGGTGGAGCTGCTGAAAGCCCCGCCGGCGGGCGAGGAAGAATTTATCCTGGACCTGATCACCGAGCGCATCCCCCCGGGCGTGGACGAGGCGGCCTACGTCAAGGCCGGCTTTCTCACCGCCGTCGCCAAGGGCGAGGCCCAATCGCCGCTGATCGACAAGATCCACGCGGTGAAGCTTCTGGGCACCATGCAGGGCGGCTACAACATCGCCTCGCTGGTCGAACTTCTGGACGATGGCGACCTGGCCGCCGAGGCCGGCGAGCAGCTCAAGCACACGCTTTTGATGTTTGACGCCTTTCACGACGTGGAAGAGCGCGCCCGGGCCGGCAACGCCGTGGCCCAGGGCGTGCTCGAGTCCTGGGCCGAGGCCGAGTGGTTTCTGTCCCAGCCGGCGCTGGCCGAGAAGATCACTCTGACCGTGTTCAAGGTGCCCGGCGAAACCAACACCGACGACCTTTCCCCGGCGCCGGACGCCTGGTCGCGCCCGGACATTCCGCTCCATGCCAACGCCATGCTGAAAAACCCGCGCGAGGGCATCGAGCCCGAAGTCCCCGGCGAGGTGGGCCCGCTTGGGCAAATCGAGGCGGTCAAGGCCAAGGGCTACCCGGTGGTCTATGTGGGCGACGTGGTGGGCACCGGCTCCTCGCGCAAGTCGGCCACCAACTCGGTGCTGTGGTTCTTCGGCGACGACATTCCCTACGCGCCCAACAAGCGCGCCGGCGGCTTCTGCTTCGGCGGCAGCGTGGCGCCGATTTTCTTCAACACCATGGAGGATTCCGGCGCTCTGCCCATCGAGATGGACGTCGAGCACCTCCAGATGGGCGACGTGATCGACGTCTATCCCTACGCCGGCAAGGTTTGCCGCCACGGCACCGACGAGGTCGTCACTACCTTCGCGCTCAAGACTCAGCTTTTGCTCGACGAGGTCCGCGCCGGCGGCCGGATTCCGCTGATCATCGGCCGCGGGCTTACCGCCAAGGCCCGTGAATCCCTGGGGCTTCCCGCTACCGACGTCTTCCGCCTGCCCGAGCAGCCGGCGGATTCCGGCCGCGGTTTCACCCTGGCCCAGAAGATGGTCGGCCGCGCCTGCGGCATGGACGGGGTGCGCCCGGGCATGTACTGCGAGCCGAAGATGACCACCGTGGGCTCCCAGGACACCACCGGCCCCATGACCCGGGACGAGCTCAAGGACCTGGCCTGCCTGGGCTTCCAGGCCGATCTGGTGATGCAGTCGTTTTGCCACACCAGCGCCTACCCCAAGCCCGTGGACGTGGATACCCACCACACCCTGCCGGACTTCATCATGAACCGCGGCGGCGTTTCCCTGCGCCCGGGCGACGGCATCATCCACAGCTGGCTCAACCGCATGCTGCTGCCCGATACCGTGGGCACCGGCGGCGACTCCCACACGCGCTTTCCCATGGGCATTTCCTTCCCCGCGGGCTCGGGCCTGGTAGCCTTTGCCGCCGCCACCGGAGTGATGCCGCTGGACATGCCGGAGTCCGTTCTGGTGCGCTTCAAGGGCAAGCGCCAGCCCGGGGTGACCCTGCGCGATCTGGTCCACGCCATCCCCTACTACGCCATTCAGCAGGGGCTTTTGACCGTGGAGAAGTCGAGCAAGAAAAACGCTTTCTCCGGCCGGATTCTGGAAATCGAGGGCCTGGAAGACTTGACCGCCGAGCAGGCCTTCGAGCTGTCCGACGCCTCTGCCGAGCGCAGCGCCGCCGGCTGCACCATTACGCTCTCGGAAGACAGCGTCAGCGAGTACCTGACCTCCAACATCACCCTGCTCAAGTGGATGCTGGCCAACGGCTACGGCGACGCCCGCACCATCGAGCGGCGCATCCGCGGTATGGAAGCCTGGCTTGAAGACCCGAGCCTGATGCGCGCCGACCAGGACGCCGAGTACGCCGAGGTCATCGAGATCGACCTCGACCAGCTCACCGAGCCGGTGCTCTGCGCACCCAACGACCCCGACGACGCCCGCCTGCTGTCCGAGGTGGCCGGCGAGACCATCGACGAGGTCTTCATCGGCTCGTGCATGACCAACATCGGCCACTTCCGCGCCGCCGGCAAGCTTTTGGAACAGCAGCCCGCCGGCAGCCTGAAAACCCGCCTGTGGCTGGCGCCGCCGACGCGGATGGACCAGCACCAGCTCACGGAGGAAGGCTACTACGGCATCTTCGGCCGCGCCGGGGCACGGATGGAAATGCCCGGCTGTTCGCTGTGCATGGGCAACCAGGCGCGGGTGGCAGCCAAGAGCACCGTGGTGTCCACCTCCACGCGCAACTTCCCCAACCGCCTGGGCGACGGCGCCGATGTCTACCTGGCCTCGGCCGAGCTCGCCGCGGTGGCCGCGGTGGAAGGCCGCCTGCCCACGGTGGGCGAATACCGCCGCTACATGAGCGAATTCGACGCCATGGCCGGAGAAATCTACCGCTACATGAACTTCCACGAGATCGAGGAATATCAGAACGCCGCGTTGAACATGATTCCGCTTGCCGAAGAGGCTTGA